tggcagtcgtctcaatggtgagacgagaggggtaagctgatcaacgaagaatccagctactgactcattactttaaagctatcatgaccatcaccttccctgtcaaATGGCGTATGTAATTGTtggcgggtccttatttgttccatAAAACTCAACGCTTTTgagtcaatgccatctgtaatgttaccTGTATACctatatccaaattgtcttaatcatgtttaatgctcttcCTATATTACTTTGTTGACGTTTCTGATATGACCTTTGGATATTGTTTTCATATTTCGATTTAATAGTTTGTGATATTATAGGAGAATTgatgtccatttattcacgattatgatgagttggaaaataggctgggttttcgtttccaaatgcttggtttatgatttaaagtcaaaattaatttagaaaacctttcggaagcaaaaatgttattaaaagtgaatcattaggtggcttatggtaaagttcatagaaagaggcaaaacatgccttcaagtataGTAGTAATCGGTTTGAGCCAACATATGAACTCGCAGAATGAAATTGGCAAGCCAGGACGTTATTGGAAggcgaaacattctcatcatgacaGTGCCCGTCGgcgtttttttcaaatttcattcctcagtctTCCCAATGTTCATTACACTATCATCTTGTGTACTGTGcatatcaaaaatattgaatgaattcaagacccattgggaaatgatactatcacttgcaagttcatccgattagaaatcgaaatcaaaatatttgtcaaactattttgatcgggtaatttctcgtgtagacgccTCAGAAAAGAGTTGTTTGTCAAGTTCCAAACATTCCAGTttatccagtgtctagaaatctatggctaCTCGTGATATGCCTTGAACGccttatttttacattttgtgacTTGGGTGAAGACTGATAGAATCTACCAAAAACAACTAAAATGcatcataattcaataaaaaggaatcggcccaatcggtcCTTGGTAGTGGCTAActaaaccatatttcatgtAGCGTAGGAAGCCTATTGTATAATGtgttttcaatcaataaaatgattcttgttgattttctatctttgcgtgtttttgagccagttttacgcaatatttcactgatttgaaagacaatttgattgtttttgattaatttgatgttcatgggtatttcatttattcttctgactttcaaaattaattcagaaatatatatatatattttttatttctttattgcgagaattttctcattggatccgtaatctttttacaatattacaATATATACAATGCAGCATGATtgagtcttgtcccattctgggttcaaggagcgcgattcgaggcgatgatccactagaaaggggggtggggggagacctgggatcaaacccatgaacccgagtatAGGTTGGTCGGGCGTTAAACtactgcgctacaaccatctcccatACCTCAATATTTAGTAcgtggacggagttgtatatcaaggagatcattatttaattaaaaacaccttaatgtactctgtagtacggataatcttgttttgttGATACTAGAGTTgctgtcttaattcaacgcaatggcctaagttggccGTCAGGGGAGAGCCGTGTCGTgtcctctctttagagtccctgggtGAAGTCACTTATATCAATCGACGCTTGGATGTTTCAGGAaactaatgatgccaatagCTGTTAATTagttttcaatatttgtaGACACTTCACTAGCTACTTTCTTTCGCTCACCCAGAAAtccaccattgtttgttgactcaatttagactcattgttattagcCCACAGCACTGCCAGACCTGAAGTTCTGGGAGTTCTgggaaggacaattttgggtcACTTTTGAGCTCTAAAACATTGAGCATGACCTTAGGGTCTTAGGGTTGAGCTTTAAGGCCAAACGTGTAAACAAACCCATCAGTTGTAAATAAAATCTGCCATCACTTTGATACCATTTTCagttgatctcatttcaaacatagTTTCCACTTGACATTATACTGTAGGCCGTTAATCAGTTGGTCATGACTCAATGGATataattttcatatttcaatcatGCCCATCCTTACTCAGTGGCGCCTCTCACGGAAAATCTGCACCCTATTTGAAGCATTTAGATCCATTGGACATAGCCAACACTGCTAAGAAAAATGGCCTTAGCATTATGGTTCAATACTTTCTTTTCAGCGTGAGTTGGTGCACCAGACCCGTTTTAATAAGCAAATTTCGCACTTAAAGTATTGTTGGGTGTGTTTTAACATCTCTTTCTGAGGTTTAGGTTGCCGGCAAGTTTCACCTCTTCGTTTTTGTGCTTAGGAAGTGCGATCGTTTTAGAATGAGAGAATACTTCTGCACAGTCCAAATGAGCTATTCCATCAGGGTTCAGTATGAAGTATGGAAGCTGCGTGAAATTTTCCACCTTAAGTTCcgtttttgccaaaattacGAAAAGTCGGCAACAAGGTCCAGATCTTACTCCAATGtaattttattttcacaatGTCACACATAATAAATTTATGTTATCACAATGTGGTTCACTTGGAGGCTCTTAAGGCGTCGGGGCCTCTCACATGCGGACTATTATTTTGCATATGTGGCATGGTTAGAGCTGCAACGAAAGTGTTTTCGGTTGGATGGAAACTATGATGAAAGATATAAATAAATTAATTTTTATCCTAACCTAACTtatttcaagtcattttggTATTCTCATTCTTAAATGATCCCACCTCGTATGTCATTTGACCATACGGCAGATTTTATGATGAAAGCAATTGAAGACTTTtactttttaattgaaattgcaaggatgaacatgtttgttctattgttttattttcaattcttaTCACTAGCATTTACTAACATCTATTACTATCACCTGCGTTCGTCTCAAAGagcttttgattttattaccaaaaataaagcaaaaaaaaatattccataaaaaagccattgaatTCCTGCAGTGGTTTACCTTGTAATTTGTAAGAGCAATGAGCACATTATGGCAATGTATAAGTATTTATTTTAGTTATCTATTCATTTTGGTGCATTGTCTACCGGTCACTGAACAATTGAAGTAGCTCTCATTGGACCAAACATTTGTAATTTGCATAGCATTACGATTTTGTCGCGATAGTGCCTTCAATTTGATGTATCTTTATCTTTAAGACCAAAAACGTATCTCATGCTCACTTTAAGGACGTTAGTTTTGGCCGTTtcgttcaaaatcaatcatgttATTTACAAAATGCCATGGTCAACTTTGCGGAGGTCAATTGATGACGCGGGAAGCTCTGACaacttcaaagtgaaaagtgaCAAGTCAAAAATCGACCACATTGACAAGGCCTCGCACAATGGCCACATTGAAAGGTGGATGCCGCTAAAGTCCAGTCCTTCTCTCGGTCCATTTTCTCACTGTAGAAATACAATTTGTACCTTGAGTCTGATCTTCTTGGAACTTGTGTTCTTCAATGTTACTTTAACGCCAAATGTTCCCAGGGTTACTGCAGCGATTCTTGACCCAAGAAGCTTTCTCAAAAAGTTCTGAAAATGATGCATACGGATTGACCTTTTTGGACCTTCATTGGGGCATTAAAAGGTAGATTTCCTTCCAGGATCGAATTACGTTCCTTACGACCTTCTTTCAATGGATGATCAATTCTAGACATCTGGAGATAAGATTGAGATCATCAAAGACATCTCCGCCAAGTTTTGGCTTTGTTCCAAACAAGTCATGTGGCTTTCTGCGCTCCCCTTCTTGTGCCTCATTTTCCCCGACTCGGCCAAGATGAGCGGGcaaacatttgttttaaaacaAATCATCAGTGAAGTGGAGGAAGAGTTCTTCAAAGATAGAGCAGTGCCGACAGATTGGGACCAAACAATCGCCTTGATTGGAACCATTCATCAAAGCATCAATGATCCCAAGAGGTTGGAGAGGCTTGTGAGTGGTTGGTCCAAACCAAGAGCCTTGAAGGACGCCCAAAAGTCATTGGACACGAGAGAAATTGGCAATGATCAACTCAAAGTGGACAATATGGCTCAAGCATTGGAGTTCTACAACCAAGCTGTTCTATGGGGGCCTATGCAAGGTCCGCAAAATTACCTGCTtcctttggccttggccaaccGATCCTTGGTCCTAATGAGAATGAAGCAGTTCCATTTGGCAGTCCGGGACATGACCATGGCTATTGAATCAGGGTATCCGAAGGAAAACAAGTACAAGCTCTTCCAGAGAATGGCCAAATGTTACGCCTCCATCGAAGATGCGGCCAATGCCATGAAGTGCCACGAGAAGCTCAAGGAGTCATTGGTGAGCGAGTCAAACTTACCCAGAAAGTCCATCCAGGACATTCTCCAGGAGTCTAACAACCTGATCTTGAACGTCAAGAGAACACGGAAGGCTCAGTCGTTCCTCGATCTGACTTCAAATCAAACCATTCCAGAGGAGGATCCATTAACGATCAGCAAGCCTCACAAGACCATCTCAAGGGCGCACGGATCGGTCCGTATTCAGTACAATGATGTCCGTGGGCGATTTGTCGAAGCGAGTAAGGACATTGATGTGGGTGAGCTCATTATTCGAGACAGTCCAGTGGTGCATTACATCAATCCCGTTAATTCCACGAAGAACTGCTATGCCTGTGGGACCAATGCCAATGCTCCTGTTCCATGTCAGACGTGTGCCAACACGGCCTTTTGTAGCGTGGAATGTAGAACAAAGGCCAACGCCACGAGGTGAGTTATCCCTTGGAACTAAGTGCGTAGACGGTTTTTAATTTCAAGTAGATAAATGAACGATttcagtttcctttttttatttgtgcgGAATGTAATCCTAACATTTTGAGTCAAGAACTCAAAAATATGGGAAAAGTGTGATTTAGATTGAGAGCGATAAAAGTCAAACACCAAATGGAAAGTACAACCTGTTAATCAAAGGAccaaaattgaatgagaagCATCTAGGCAGGTTCAGTAGTCTGCAATAAATCAAATTGTCAAGTGAAAAGAACTTATCTCGGcacaaaaaaattaatgaaattaAAAAGTAGAATTTTGCATATGAGCATTTTTTACCAATTAGGTAAGAATCCTTGAGACCTTGGGATCAAAAAAAGTATCTGCAGTTCttcaaaacattattttgaaaagcaaactAAAAATGTGGATTAACATTATTTTAGCCCAACCATTGAGAGTCAACCACTTACAAGACATAGGGGCCTTACTTCCAACGTCAGAAAGCCCAAATGcaatggggaagaggcatggtagattgctacatatAATAAGCCATAAACGCAATCTATCTCCGGACATTATGTTAGCTGAgtcgaaatattttgataacattttatcaaaaacaactcaaacacattacaattcaataacgaagaattggcccaatcggccctctaTTTGGAAGAGgctaactcacaaagcgccctctgaagtgcagaacgtaaaccatatttcgttcAGTGTAAGGAGCCTATTCGGTTTTGCCTGTTTTGGAATACATTACCCTTGTTGGGTACACTATTTAATACGACTTTGTTACCAAACAAGTCTCCTTCTATCCATGAGTGACGTTTTTGAGACACGTGTAATAATACCATGCGTTTTCCAGCCATGTGTACGATTGTGGTTTAGCCTTGCCAGAcatattttggaaacaaaaggCCACGGGGTCAGGCTTTGCAACTTTGATAGGCATGACCTTGAAGGTCAGCACCCAACAGAAAGCCGGTTTCTTCACCAAAAACGGGTTTAAAGCCTTCAATGCTCCAGACCTCAACGCAGATCCGTCATCCAAAGATCCGACCTTGAAGAACTacgacatttttttcaacatggCCTCTCATGTAGACCCAAGCAATTTTGGCGAGACCTTAGGCGTTGCTCTGATCCTCTGGAAATGGCTGGACAGCCAAGgatatttccaaaatatcCTTCCCTCTGATTTAGAGCCATTCCAGGATCAAAGGCGCAACCCCAAAGTGTTCTTCACCGTACTGTTGTTCCATTTCTACTCCGTGATCCAATCCAACAACCACACAGTTCAAGGTGTCTTTTCTAACTGTCACATTGCCCAATTCTAGCTCTTCAATAGATCCTTTTTGTTCCAGAAATAGGCAAGATCGATATGACGGCCGAAAAATTCACCGTTGGGTCTGCGGTCTATCCCCATGTGGCTTCGATTTTCAACCACAATTGCGATCCAAATACCTCTCCGATTCAAGTGGGTCTGGATCAGTTGACCTTCGCCTCACGCGTTATTCACCAAGGCGAAGAAATAAGCCATATTTACCAAGctcattttggcaacactCCAAAGGCCAAGCGTCAAGAGATCCTTCAATCCATGTTCCACTTCGTTTGCTCTTGTGAGGCTTGTGCAGAAGATTACCCTTTGGCTCAATCGTTGCCCCAATCCTTTGCGGAACTTGGACTTGATCCGGAATTGGATCGCAAATACGAAGAGTGCAATCTCCGGATCCAGGATGCTCTTGAAATGCCTGGGAGTGCTTTGAAGATGCTTGAGTTGTACAGCGAGCGGACTCGATTGGTGTGCAAGCACCTCAAGAGACCCCATATGTTTTATCTGAGTAGCCGAGCAGCAATCACGGATTGCTTATGGGTCATGTTTGGGAACAAATCTCAAGGATTGGAAGGACATTCCTTACAAGGCATTTATTTGTAAAAGACGCGAGCTTTTACGTATGACATATAAATGGAGGCGAGCGATTGGAGGCGAAAATGAACTGTAACTAACTGTCCATGAAGTTCAATATATCTCACTCATTCGATGTGCATCTTTCCCAATATGCATGCGTATtgaattttgcactttcaaacgAGGTTATCTCGAACAAAAGAGGAACTTAAAGAAGAGTCCTATAATGATAATTGTTTAGGATAAGTTGTAAGCATACCTTAAGTAAATGTGTTtattttcgacatttttgaaCGTCATTAGGACACAAGTGTTATCATGCTGACATGACgttattgcaatttttgggGATCTCTGAGATTGGAGCTCCATTGTTcataaatgattttgaaagtaataGGATAAGGAAAGTATATCCCCTCAACTAAAGGCAAGTCGTtattatatcatttacttgaaaagtgattcgtttcaaagttatgttgtcaaaagcttatgttgcTGACCAGGGGCAGgtcaaaaattcgaattttatgaaGTGTTTACAACATGACTTTGGacttatctcctgagttccctgaGCATACCTAGTGCTGGGCTtaattttggccaagtttctctattcaaccagatcttgtggccGATTCATGTGCTTATCTGGATGAGTAGTTTAGGAGATAAtacatttttgcttccgtttgcagtccacatctccaGAAGTTCGTGACAAAACCCATAGGAAACCCTTGCGAGGTTTATGGCTATAAGGCTAAATTAAGACCTGGTAACTTCCAATTACAAGATATATTTGGTTTAGCAGATATTTCCTTCATCACAACACATTCCTAGTGCGTATTGGCAAAGGGACCATAAATGCTCTATCTCCCTGGACATCCCAATCTAGAGCCTAAAGAGTACTTTTATGAGCTTTGTGTCTACAAATGTTTGCCAAATaacttgaaatgttttcatcTCTCAAGGTTTTCTCTATTATGTATATCATGCCAGGAAAAGCCcccatttaaaaatgaaaagctttacACCTTTACAGACATTTACCGACTTGAAAAGTTAAAATTCTTGCCAATTTTGGGGGGGGGAAATTGTCACAACTCGTTGTGGGATACATCTTGtacttttttgacattgattttgatgatcccATCAAAGTTTTGTGCGTTTCTCTTGGATTCATTAAGCAGGATCATTCACTTTCTTTTGTAATGTTTATGCTTTTTAATGTAACTGTAGTCGCTTGATTTGTTTGTAGACGATTAATACGACTTGTTTGGAAATATAGGAACTTCTTTCACCCTCGTTTTAGTTGAGTGCAAAAACTCAGTACGCGTACTGCACTCGGGTAACCAAAGAAACGAAATATTATAATGTTTCGGGTCAGATAAAACCTATACATTAGCAATgatctcttttcaatttttcatttatctaAGGCTGAAGTAATATCATGAAATGATAAGATTCCTTAATTAAAATATTGGCGattgaatttgctttttttctaaatgTGCGCTGTCACCAAGGGCCAAACGATTGCTACAATCGACCCTTGAAATATGCTTCACCAGTTCATTggtcaatttggaaaaaacagagatttttggaaaattgctAAGCCAGCAAGGATAGTTTATGgatgacatattttcaattggGACTTTGAAGCGCATTATTATTCAAGGTTAGTTTTAACTGTGTTTGAACAAGATGTATGTTTGATTGTATGCCTATTGATATCATTTATGTCAATGATGTATAGAGTATTACTGAATATTTCAAGCTCGAGCGGATTGAAAGGATGCGTGATGCGCAATGTTTAAATGATGAACATGCAAGTATATAAAGtataaaactgaaaatgaacgGTGAAGtttaaaaggttgcgtgaatatAGCCGTCAAATTGCGCCTTGGACCAATAATCTCCCAAGGGGAAAATCAATACCCAGGACAGATCGCCGAGAACAGCTCAGGGTTCAGGGTTCCACAAACAAGGGAATTGCCATGAGTAATGCATGATTCACAAACCGCTATATATATATTCATTTATCAGTAATTAAAGAGTATATTTCATTCTGTCCATCATTCAGCACCACGAGCGATTTgcacaaatgaaaaagtggGTCCAGTTTCCCTGAATGGATACTGGGAGTAAGAGAAAGCTACCGTCAGGAGAAACACAATCTGACAAACTGGGGCATACTTGGTTGTGCGTTATAATCATGGAAGATTCCAGCTCTCAAGAGAACTCCCCAGGTAAAATTCATTATTCTTTAACTTCGTAACATCATCCAAAGTTCAAGCTTAATCCTAGTGTTTTCCGCAGTTGGAACATCTCCTCCATCTGTGTCTCCAGCCAAGAATAGAGAAGAGCCCGAGGTGATCAAGCTATGGAAAGAGAACCAAGCCACCAAGTTGGAGGAGAAGGATCACTTGGAGGAACAAGCCAAGATCGAACTCAAAGCTCAAGCCAAGAAGGAACTCGAGGATTGGTACCAATTACACGCCGAACAGGTACAAATAATGCTTTTTGAACCCTTATCGGATCTTGAGTGTTATTGGATCCAACGTCTTCAATGATATTATGTTTGAGGAAGACTATCTTTGAAGAGTCTTTGACTTGAGATAATTTGAATGTAGGGATGACAGTATTCTAGATGCAATTCAGGCCtgcttatttttccttttgtgaAATATATTGTGGTTATTTTTCATGCATGAAGATATATGCCGTATTTTCGGTTCATTTTCGTGTTTTAGAACATAAGGCGTTGAGGTTTCATTAAAGACCCACTCAGCCCATTACTATTCAAACGCACTCGAATGACATTACAATAATAGTACCACACTAGTCTCCACAACCGAAACCGACTTTCGAGAAATGATGACCAAGTTGTTTGATTTAAGGGTCAAGTTAGTGAAATTTGCATTTAACGTGGATGGCTATCTAAGTATAAATAAAATGTAATATTTTGTGGCGTAGACTCCAAGAGAAATCCGAAAATTTGCACGAACCAATAAATAAGGGCCCacaaatgatatttgataaCACGTCAAGAATCTTTCTTGAATCACGAATAGACTTCCAAGTTAACTCAATAACTAATGACAGCCTACGTAAACTTTTGGTgagccatgaaccactggaatatgagCGGGGATATTAAGGTCTCTAAATAACATTTTAcaagtgaatgaatgcattgcGTTTGCCTTCAAAAGACACAAACCACAGGCAACTACAATTTAGCATCTAAATTTTTAGCCGAATCAAACGACTTGATCAcaagttatgccctctcaaatcCCAGTGCATTTCAAGGCACATCGTGACTCCCAGAAGAGATTTAGCTTATTCATGATGTGAGCTTTGAGgcggcataacttttgacccaacCATTTGAATGAGCTGAAAACTGCATCACGTAATTATAGAGACCTAAGGTTTGTCTCATTTAAAGAGTAATGCAATGAGTTGATTCGTTTGCAAAAAGTCAATCCTCGACCCCTGCATCCCCTTCCATATCAGAGTGGTTTATGAACGAACCAATGACATTACTTCCTCTTTCCAGCTTACGAAGCTACAAACGTCCCATAGAGAGGCCTCCGAATCCGCTGAGAAAGAGTTCCAGTCCACAAATAATGAGATCCAGCCCGGAACTGAATGGGAGAGAGTAGCCAAGATGTGTGACTTTAATCCGAAAACATGCCGCAATACCAAGGACATTTCCCGACTCCGCTCAGTCATTCTCCAATTGAAACAGGGCGGCAATCCCACCACCTCTGCTCCAAGTATATAGTCCAAGCTCTACTTCTCATTGGAGAACACAATGTTCCATAGTTCAAACAAACTCCTGTCTTCTGAAAGCCATAGCATGTAACATAATAATGGATCAATGTAATGAACCTGTCGTTTCCTTTATTAAAGTAAATAGACAATTTGAAGGTAGAACGCCTAAAAGCGCCTAAAAGTATCATTTTACAAGATTGGGCTTGGAATTAACTATGCATGGAATTAAATTCCAGGCTAGCTTAACTCTCCAGGGTCATTAAATGAAGTAGTGTTTAATCTTGGAAAAATATATGTAACGTTTGTGGAGAGGGGACAAGTTCGCATTTGTTTCCGATATGTTGTGCTGAGAAAGAAGGGCTTCATTAAATTATTACAAGTGTAGCAGTTCTTTCTGAGAGCAACCATGGGCTTagccaaccaaaaaaagtcaTGTCTTGGTCtaatcacgaacttctagaaatatggactgcaaacgagcttcccgccaaatcggcctgctcttgatcataTCAActatgagccacttttcgaattgaaataaaaaaataaggaATGTTGGTACATCCTTGCAATTCAAGGGAGGTCATTTGTATATTATTTATTCAACAGTATCTTGTGGTCTTATCAAGTGCTAGTTTTGCATAAAGTGAGTagaattttttgctttcgttcgtagtccacatctcttgaagtccgtggtttaatcaaatatttcttcaGTGTAAAATCCCCAACACCTCAAGACGGAAAATATATTGTTTATATCTCCACCAACGCATTAAAGTTGAAACAACTGGCTATTCCTTGAATATAGTGCTAATCTGAAATTTCGGTCAAACACTTGTCCAGTTCTGGTCTGCCGGGTCTCCCGTATTGACCATGTACAACAAAGGAAAGGCAattaatcaaagaaaaaaaaggtcaaatttaGCGCCCAATTTGGATACTTGCTGTTGTTTTCTGTGGAGGAAAAATGTAGACAAATAATTAGGACCAACCTCCGCTCTGAtctgtcaatattttcaaattattgGCAAAGCTATTTTTAAAAATTAGAGAAagttttgatgtagatttgGCGCTGAACAACTATCTAGGCTAGATTTTTGACTATCGATTGCACAAACAAGGtatcattttaaaacaaacAGCGAATTTCATCCTTGCATAAAAAATGTGTCAATACTGAACTAAATGGAACCCAAATGAGCGAGACATATTGAGGAAATGACTGAACAATAAGAAATTTTAATCCAAAAACTTTTATCAATAATCCAATATCCAAACCATAGCAAAACTTTTTAGTGTTTTTATTTGAAACTCTTCTGAGGTCACAGTTgaaacaaagaatgaaaaactAATCCAAACATTAGTgaagatcaaatgatttttgacatttaagATAGACTTTACGAAACAATACAAGGTGGTAAGTGCATTCGACAAGAATGTTCAAGTCTTCGTCTCAGCTGGAGGAGAAATCGTCTGGACTTCCAAAAgggtttcttttttatcttccTCAATAATTTGATGAGGAAGGTAACTGAAGTATCTGTGATCCTGGCCAAAGGTTTTCACATCAGCCAAAGTTTGGGGCATCTGCCCTCCCAGAGTCTCGGGCAGAAATGAGACTGCTATGGCACCCATCAGACAGATCAGGCTCATGATCAAGTAGGGCAGCTTCAGGTCATAGACTCCAAGGTAGATGACATAAGGACCCCCAATACTGATCAGTTGGGATATCAGCGTACAAAATCCAATTCCACTTTGCCGAATGGCAGTCGGAAAGACTTCCATTGCCTAAAATTGAGAGTGTGGCAATCAGTTGGGACTTAAAATGTAAAGATGGGTCAATATAGAAGGGTGGCAAAGAGTTGCATTAGAGCGATTTGAATTTCCACCACCGATCTCAAGGTTATCTGACgcgaaaagaggaaaagtcaTATGTATTAACCTGGACATACGCAACCACAAAAGTGCCTGATATGCTAAGCTTGATGATCATGCAGAGCCCGATCACCAGGACGTTGAGGTTGGGATAATACACCACCCACATTAGGATAAAGAACAACACAAAGTTGACGAAAAGCATGGTGAAATGCGTCCAACGGCGGCCAAATTTGTTTGCAGCATAAACTCCGATTGCACATCCAGGCCCTTCCACCAATCCTAGGAAGAACATGTTCAGGAAGATGTTTCCCGCCATGTTGCCAATGTTGATGACCAATTGGTAATACACAAACGAGCTAGCTGTGAAGGCCATGGTGACGAATAAAGTCCTCAAAGCCATGGTTGTGGAGCTAAAGAGGGAGAGGTATCCATAGACATTCTCATTGGTGGCTTTGGCAATGGCCTCAATTTTCTCCTTCAAGTCCGGGTCAGTCTTGATCTAGTTGATCTTGGCAATTCTTTTAATGATAACCAAGGCCTCGTCTGTTCGACCTTTTGATATCAGCCAACGAGGGGATTCTGGGAGCATTTCATaatagaagaaaatgaagcatAGAGGAGCCACACAGAGAATCCTGAGAGTGGTCCACCTAAAAGGCAAATGATTATGTGTTCTCATCAGAAGTGTGATTGATACTCAGGGATagaaat
This Tigriopus californicus strain San Diego chromosome 12, Tcal_SD_v2.1, whole genome shotgun sequence DNA region includes the following protein-coding sequences:
- the LOC131891611 gene encoding clathrin light chain-like isoform X2, whose protein sequence is MDTGSKRKLPSGETQSDKLGHTWLCVIIMEDSSSQENSPVGTSPPSVSPAKNREEPEVIKLWKENQATKLEEKDHLEEQAKIELKAQAKKELEDWYQLHAEQLTKLQTSHREASESAEKEFQSTNNEIQPGTEWERVAKMCDFNPKTCRNTKDISRLRSVILQLKQGGNPTTSAPSI
- the LOC131891611 gene encoding clathrin light chain-like isoform X1; the encoded protein is MDTGSKRKLPSGETQSDKLGHTWLCVIIMEDSSSQENSPVFSAVGTSPPSVSPAKNREEPEVIKLWKENQATKLEEKDHLEEQAKIELKAQAKKELEDWYQLHAEQLTKLQTSHREASESAEKEFQSTNNEIQPGTEWERVAKMCDFNPKTCRNTKDISRLRSVILQLKQGGNPTTSAPSI
- the LOC131891608 gene encoding SET and MYND domain-containing protein 4-like, translated to MWLSALPFLCLIFPDSAKMSGQTFVLKQIISEVEEEFFKDRAVPTDWDQTIALIGTIHQSINDPKRLERLVSGWSKPRALKDAQKSLDTREIGNDQLKVDNMAQALEFYNQAVLWGPMQGPQNYLLPLALANRSLVLMRMKQFHLAVRDMTMAIESGYPKENKYKLFQRMAKCYASIEDAANAMKCHEKLKESLVSESNLPRKSIQDILQESNNLILNVKRTRKAQSFLDLTSNQTIPEEDPLTISKPHKTISRAHGSVRIQYNDVRGRFVEASKDIDVGELIIRDSPVVHYINPVNSTKNCYACGTNANAPVPCQTCANTAFCSVECRTKANATSHVYDCGLALPDIFWKQKATGSGFATLIGMTLKVSTQQKAGFFTKNGFKAFNAPDLNADPSSKDPTLKNYDIFFNMASHVDPSNFGETLGVALILWKWLDSQGYFQNILPSDLEPFQDQRRNPKVFFTVLLFHFYSVIQSNNHTVQEIGKIDMTAEKFTVGSAVYPHVASIFNHNCDPNTSPIQVGLDQLTFASRVIHQGEEISHIYQAHFGNTPKAKRQEILQSMFHFVCSCEACAEDYPLAQSLPQSFAELGLDPELDRKYEECNLRIQDALEMPGSALKMLELYSERTRLVCKHLKRPHMFYLSSRAAITDCLWVMFGNKSQGLEGHSLQGIYL